In the genome of Leptospira licerasiae serovar Varillal str. VAR 010, one region contains:
- a CDS encoding NAD-dependent epimerase/dehydratase family protein produces MKKVLVTGASGHLGFSLVKLLQERGYEVTAAVRDANDEKKTANLKKLGVKLVSADLGDRESLRAALQGQDGLFQVAASFNLTAKDPQKEVVEPNINGTRNILEEAHNARIKKVVYTSSIAAVGTIAEGELPLNESTWNDSAKEPYAISKTQSEKLAWEISKKLDLNLVTVLPGTILGPQFTQPTSSLKLIQDILKGQLPFAPKMTFSYVDVRDVAMAHILAYENPNAQGRYIATGETLSVSQVCKLVKEIHPKAKTTGKELPSFIVRVMPYLDAFKHAVTGLDRQINSEIVQDYLQRKQEYNSDRLEKEFQWKPMPVKKSLQETVDWMLSAAV; encoded by the coding sequence GTGAAAAAAGTATTGGTAACCGGTGCTAGTGGGCACCTGGGTTTTTCTTTAGTAAAACTTCTCCAAGAGAGGGGGTATGAAGTAACTGCGGCAGTTCGAGATGCAAACGATGAAAAGAAGACTGCAAACCTGAAAAAATTAGGAGTGAAATTGGTCTCGGCAGATCTGGGCGATAGGGAATCTCTTCGTGCAGCCCTCCAAGGACAGGATGGACTTTTTCAAGTAGCGGCTTCATTCAATCTAACCGCGAAGGATCCTCAAAAGGAAGTTGTGGAACCGAATATCAATGGAACCAGAAATATTTTGGAAGAAGCTCATAACGCTCGGATCAAAAAGGTAGTATACACCTCCAGCATCGCTGCAGTAGGAACAATTGCAGAAGGAGAGCTCCCTCTGAACGAATCCACTTGGAATGATTCCGCAAAAGAACCTTATGCAATCTCCAAGACTCAATCCGAAAAATTAGCTTGGGAGATCTCTAAAAAATTAGACTTGAACCTGGTGACTGTTCTGCCTGGAACTATTTTGGGCCCACAATTTACTCAACCCACTTCCTCTTTAAAATTGATCCAGGATATTCTGAAGGGACAACTTCCATTCGCACCTAAGATGACTTTTTCATATGTGGATGTAAGAGATGTTGCAATGGCGCATATTTTAGCTTACGAAAATCCTAATGCGCAAGGAAGATATATTGCGACCGGTGAAACTCTCTCCGTTTCTCAAGTCTGCAAACTAGTAAAAGAAATCCATCCTAAGGCCAAAACAACAGGCAAGGAACTCCCCTCGTTTATAGTTCGAGTTATGCCTTATCTGGATGCCTTCAAACATGCTGTCACCGGTTTGGACAGACAGATCAACTCCGAGATAGTGCAGGATTATTTGCAAAGAAAGCAAGAATATAACTCGGATCGATTGGAGAAGGAATTCCAATGGAAACCGATGCCTGTCAAAAAATCACTACAAGAGACGGTTGACTGGATGTTGTCCGCTGCAGTATAG
- a CDS encoding TetR family transcriptional regulator, with translation MKQKHPLPSTQEIAEAAGVTKGVIYFYFKTREEIFLTLHLQETESFFKDMAVLLQDPEYSLVKLKEKIIHQFTQNEIFMFVGLIIPGILESNVDHNFLYEFKKNTSDGMDELARFWLSRETGLTIANARKFILRFYFLGLMLWQHHNPPKEVKEAFLNKNLWLLEGELDQTLSESFDWLWKGMNS, from the coding sequence GTGAAACAAAAACATCCTCTTCCTAGCACTCAGGAAATTGCGGAAGCCGCAGGAGTCACCAAGGGTGTTATCTATTTTTATTTCAAAACCAGGGAAGAAATTTTTCTTACCCTCCATTTACAAGAAACGGAATCCTTCTTTAAAGATATGGCCGTATTATTGCAAGACCCGGAATATTCTTTAGTCAAATTAAAAGAAAAGATCATTCATCAATTTACACAGAACGAAATTTTCATGTTCGTAGGGCTTATCATCCCGGGGATCTTAGAAAGTAATGTGGATCATAACTTTCTATACGAATTCAAAAAGAACACTTCTGACGGAATGGATGAACTTGCAAGGTTCTGGCTTTCCAGGGAAACCGGTCTTACGATCGCTAATGCAAGAAAATTTATATTACGTTTTTATTTTTTAGGTTTGATGCTCTGGCAGCACCATAATCCTCCCAAAGAGGTAAAGGAAGCGTTCTTAAACAAAAATCTATGGCTTTTAGAAGGTGAATTAGATCAGACTCTTTCCGAATCATTTGATTGGCTCTGGAAAGGGATGAATTCCTAA
- a CDS encoding LL-diaminopimelate aminotransferase: protein MANINENYLKLKAGYLFPEIARRVKVYSEKHPNTKIIRLGIGDVTLPLAPAVVDALVSSSKEMGTPEGFHGYGPEQGYSFLLKAIADNDYAPLGVKLDESEIFVSDGSKCDCGNIQEIFSQDAKVAIGDPVYPVYVDTNVMAGRTGEAGPDGRYANLIYMPSTKENGFQPDFPKERPDLIYLCFPNNPTGTVASKESLKAWVEYAKKNNSIILYDSAYEAFISEPGVPRSIYEVEGAKEVAIEFRSFSKTAGFTGLRCAYIVIPKELKGKTKDGGEVSIGQLWSRRHTTKFNGVSYVTQKAAEAIYSPQGKKEIRASIDTYMSNAKLIREGLIKAGYEVFGGVNAPYIWLKTPNNLSSWDFFDQLLDKAQVVGTPGSGFGPAGEGYFRLSAFGKKDDVIEAIRRISSL, encoded by the coding sequence ATGGCGAATATAAACGAAAATTATCTGAAACTAAAAGCGGGATATCTTTTCCCGGAGATTGCAAGAAGAGTAAAAGTTTATTCCGAAAAACATCCGAATACAAAGATCATTCGACTTGGAATAGGGGACGTTACTCTTCCATTGGCTCCTGCAGTTGTGGATGCACTTGTTTCTTCTTCCAAAGAGATGGGGACTCCGGAAGGATTCCACGGATACGGACCTGAACAAGGATACTCTTTCCTTCTCAAAGCGATCGCAGATAATGATTATGCTCCTCTTGGCGTAAAACTGGACGAGAGCGAAATTTTCGTATCTGATGGATCCAAATGCGACTGCGGAAATATCCAAGAAATATTTTCGCAAGATGCAAAGGTCGCGATCGGAGATCCAGTATATCCAGTCTATGTGGACACTAACGTAATGGCGGGAAGAACAGGAGAAGCGGGGCCCGACGGAAGATATGCCAACCTGATCTATATGCCTTCCACAAAGGAGAATGGATTCCAACCTGATTTCCCGAAAGAAAGACCGGACCTGATCTATTTATGTTTTCCTAATAATCCAACCGGCACAGTAGCCTCTAAAGAATCACTCAAGGCTTGGGTGGAATACGCTAAAAAAAATAATAGTATCATTCTTTACGATTCCGCATACGAGGCATTTATCTCGGAACCGGGAGTTCCTAGATCCATTTACGAGGTAGAAGGAGCAAAAGAAGTGGCGATAGAATTCCGCTCCTTCTCCAAAACCGCAGGATTTACTGGACTTCGTTGCGCTTACATAGTAATCCCTAAAGAATTAAAGGGAAAAACAAAAGACGGCGGGGAAGTTTCCATAGGACAACTATGGAGCAGAAGGCATACCACAAAGTTCAACGGCGTTTCCTATGTGACCCAAAAAGCGGCAGAGGCAATCTACTCTCCTCAAGGCAAAAAAGAGATCCGAGCAAGTATAGATACTTATATGAGCAATGCAAAATTGATCCGAGAGGGACTCATCAAAGCAGGATACGAAGTCTTTGGAGGGGTAAATGCGCCTTATATCTGGCTCAAGACCCCGAACAATCTTAGTTCTTGGGATTTCTTCGACCAGCTATTGGACAAGGCGCAGGTGGTAGGAACTCCTGGTTCAGGTTTCGGACCTGCGGGAGAAGGATACTTCAGACTTTCCGCCTTCGGTAAAAAAGACGATGTGATCGAGGCAATCCGCCGTATCAGTTCTTTGTGA
- the rho gene encoding transcription termination factor Rho, with amino-acid sequence MANPRRDSKPRNNYQNNNNDAQNDNNEEEPNFPEDDPETAEIRSRKRRRGSYEGPTPAPIDLVALKKTSIAELIEVAKNLGVENTGGLKKQNLIFAILQAQAEREGQVHAAGVMERLPDGYGFLRSPDYNYVPGPDDIYVSPSQIKLFGLRTGDTVEGQIRPPKESERFFAMLRVETVNGYTPDVASKRALFDNLTPLYPNERLRMEHDPSQLDTRIVDLMCPIGKGQRALIVAPPRTGKTILMQNVANAITRNHPEVTLIVLLIDERPEEVTDMARNVRGEVVSSTFDEPATRHVQVAEMVIEKAKRLVEHGRDVVILLDSITRLARAYNQVIPTSGKILSGGVDSNALHKPKRFFGAARNIEEGGSLTIIATALVDTGSKMDEVIFEEFKGTGNMEIHLDRKLSDKRIFPAIDINKSGTRKEELLLPKETLQKVFVLRKVLSPMSITESMELLLEKMRQSKTNEAFLGSMNAQ; translated from the coding sequence ATGGCTAACCCAAGACGAGACTCCAAGCCCAGAAACAACTATCAAAACAACAATAACGACGCACAAAACGATAATAACGAAGAAGAACCGAATTTCCCGGAAGATGATCCGGAAACGGCTGAAATTCGTTCCCGAAAAAGACGTCGTGGTTCCTACGAGGGACCTACACCCGCTCCTATAGATCTAGTAGCGCTCAAAAAAACTTCCATTGCGGAACTGATCGAAGTCGCTAAGAACCTTGGCGTAGAGAATACCGGCGGACTTAAAAAGCAAAACTTAATATTCGCCATCCTACAAGCCCAAGCGGAAAGAGAAGGACAGGTCCATGCTGCCGGCGTAATGGAAAGATTACCTGACGGATACGGGTTTTTACGATCTCCGGATTATAATTACGTTCCGGGACCCGACGATATCTATGTATCTCCTTCCCAGATCAAATTATTCGGACTAAGAACCGGTGACACGGTAGAAGGACAGATCCGTCCGCCGAAAGAATCCGAAAGATTCTTCGCAATGCTTCGTGTGGAAACCGTAAACGGATACACACCGGACGTAGCAAGCAAGCGTGCGTTATTCGACAACTTAACTCCACTTTATCCGAACGAAAGATTGAGAATGGAGCATGATCCTTCTCAACTAGATACAAGGATCGTAGATCTAATGTGTCCGATCGGAAAAGGACAAAGAGCTCTCATCGTAGCGCCGCCTAGAACAGGAAAAACCATCCTGATGCAGAACGTGGCAAATGCGATCACCCGCAATCACCCAGAAGTCACTCTCATTGTACTACTCATAGACGAGCGTCCTGAAGAAGTAACCGACATGGCCCGTAACGTTCGCGGAGAAGTGGTATCCTCCACATTCGACGAACCGGCTACCCGCCACGTACAAGTTGCGGAGATGGTGATCGAAAAGGCAAAAAGACTCGTGGAACACGGAAGAGATGTGGTTATTCTACTCGACTCCATCACACGTCTTGCGCGCGCTTATAACCAGGTTATCCCAACATCCGGAAAAATACTCTCGGGTGGTGTGGACTCTAACGCACTTCACAAACCAAAAAGATTTTTCGGAGCAGCAAGAAATATCGAAGAAGGTGGTTCACTCACAATCATCGCAACGGCTCTTGTGGACACCGGATCCAAAATGGACGAGGTGATCTTCGAAGAGTTCAAAGGGACCGGTAATATGGAAATCCACCTGGATCGGAAACTCTCCGACAAACGGATCTTCCCTGCAATCGACATCAACAAGTCCGGAACCAGAAAGGAAGAGTTGCTATTGCCTAAGGAAACCCTCCAGAAGGTCTTTGTGCTCCGAAAAGTGCTTTCTCCCATGAGCATCACAGAAAGCATGGAATTATTACTCGAGAAAATGAGGCAGTCTAAGACTAACGAGGCTTTCTTGGGTAGCATGAACGCCCAATAA
- a CDS encoding AraC family transcriptional regulator, with protein MEYLHIFSLKFLQFGAGASFIYAYLEILRPGSGNRILVLIMILTGTILLRYSWYLQDDLLEFPYLFIFLHTSVISVGPLIYTYIRSFLETEEETAKGKLLRYGLHFSPVLLFAAFECIFFSQDNSELKAQVIQGAKEFRLDWAHLGSFIASVQVSVYSLFCLYLYHKVSKRYEMYELKLVWLVLLLPVFANALIGTAYFLKNKYLFDLGASLICIMVLLLFLVRERHPGFFSEISEVIQSAKYQNTPLLSKEIEAANSKLKELLETKNLYRDSELRLVDLAAELGLNLHQTSRYLNEIHKMNFYELINRYRVQEACKRLTEGPESSVLDIAFAVGFNSKSTFHSQFVKFMGMSPALYRKQNTKI; from the coding sequence ATGGAATACCTACACATATTTTCCCTGAAATTCCTGCAGTTCGGGGCAGGAGCTTCCTTTATATACGCCTATCTGGAAATCCTCCGCCCAGGTTCTGGAAACAGGATTTTGGTGCTCATTATGATCCTAACCGGAACAATTCTGCTAAGGTATTCCTGGTATCTGCAGGACGATCTATTAGAATTTCCTTATCTATTTATCTTCTTACACACCAGCGTGATTTCCGTAGGGCCACTCATCTACACGTACATCCGCTCTTTCTTAGAAACGGAAGAAGAAACCGCTAAAGGCAAACTCCTCCGCTATGGACTCCATTTTTCTCCCGTTTTACTATTCGCCGCTTTTGAATGTATATTCTTCTCACAAGACAATTCTGAACTAAAGGCCCAGGTAATACAAGGAGCCAAAGAATTCAGATTAGATTGGGCTCATTTGGGAAGTTTTATCGCAAGCGTACAGGTGTCCGTATATTCCTTATTCTGCCTCTATCTTTACCACAAGGTCAGCAAAAGATATGAAATGTACGAATTAAAATTGGTATGGTTGGTATTACTTTTACCTGTATTCGCGAATGCACTTATAGGAACCGCTTACTTCCTAAAGAATAAATATTTATTCGATTTAGGAGCTTCTCTCATATGCATTATGGTGCTGTTACTCTTCCTGGTCAGAGAAAGGCATCCTGGTTTTTTCAGTGAGATCAGTGAAGTCATTCAAAGTGCAAAATACCAAAACACTCCACTTCTTTCTAAAGAAATAGAAGCGGCAAACTCTAAACTAAAGGAGCTATTAGAGACTAAAAACTTATACAGAGATAGCGAATTGAGATTGGTAGACTTGGCAGCGGAACTTGGACTGAACCTACACCAAACCTCCAGATACCTGAACGAAATTCACAAAATGAATTTTTACGAACTAATCAATAGATACAGAGTGCAAGAAGCTTGCAAACGCCTTACAGAAGGTCCCGAAAGTTCCGTACTGGATATAGCCTTTGCAGTGGGTTTTAATTCCAAATCCACTTTTCATTCCCAATTCGTAAAGTTTATGGGAATGTCGCCTGCATTGTATAGAAAGCAGAATACTAAAATTTAA
- the rpmE gene encoding 50S ribosomal protein L31, with translation MKTDIHPKYADAKIRCACGAVYETRTTVGDIHVEICSNCHPYFTGKSKILDTTGRVDKFKKKYKIS, from the coding sequence ATGAAAACAGACATCCATCCTAAATACGCTGACGCCAAAATTCGCTGCGCTTGTGGGGCGGTTTACGAGACTCGCACTACGGTCGGAGATATCCACGTGGAAATTTGCTCCAACTGCCACCCATACTTCACCGGAAAATCCAAAATTCTGGATACAACTGGTCGAGTAGACAAGTTCAAGAAAAAATACAAAATTTCCTAA
- a CDS encoding helix-turn-helix domain-containing protein, translating into MRIEVLYKFFLYSPASHLPVWEEGTGLLGLLPKERVLMELADLSVAEREFERIPEDFLVREIPEAVLAFFQKQRTIPVLSPLAEKLEDWDKPRFLAELSRSSWMAKETEKPKTSPQKSEEEKAKQSQWFMEVLLQNFPDGLLATDLDGHTVFYNETFEKEILVKKWFRDSILQAEKLLKEMSKDLLGNYLKTHELRLEEGRLSVQTFLPDLDCIVRVSVLKQKGKPLGYLYHFSPASAKLNSQDGEGFEFPSVTEAFNQKLPLETMLKEVEGSYIYHTLKRNQENVSHAALDLGVPRTTLQNRIKFLDLTGKFKLNKDQPIPRKKTGKQSLPKKNSPPANKPAVAETKPKTVSKKKQVSSKKKTTSKKRTKQK; encoded by the coding sequence ATGAGAATCGAAGTTTTATATAAATTTTTTCTCTATAGTCCTGCCAGTCATTTACCTGTATGGGAAGAAGGAACAGGCTTACTAGGATTGCTCCCCAAAGAAAGAGTTCTAATGGAGCTCGCGGATCTAAGCGTTGCAGAAAGGGAATTCGAAAGGATCCCCGAGGATTTTTTAGTCCGAGAAATTCCGGAAGCTGTTCTAGCATTTTTCCAAAAACAAAGAACCATACCCGTCTTAAGTCCCCTAGCGGAAAAACTAGAGGATTGGGACAAACCCAGATTCCTCGCAGAACTCAGTAGATCTTCTTGGATGGCTAAGGAGACAGAAAAACCGAAAACTTCTCCTCAAAAATCGGAAGAAGAAAAAGCAAAACAAAGCCAGTGGTTTATGGAAGTACTTCTCCAAAACTTTCCGGACGGCTTGCTTGCCACCGACTTGGATGGACATACTGTATTCTATAACGAGACATTCGAAAAAGAGATACTGGTCAAAAAATGGTTTAGAGACAGCATTCTTCAGGCTGAAAAACTACTAAAAGAAATGTCCAAGGACTTACTCGGGAATTATCTAAAAACCCACGAACTAAGACTGGAAGAAGGTAGGCTTTCCGTTCAGACATTTCTTCCCGACCTGGATTGTATCGTAAGAGTTTCCGTCTTGAAACAAAAAGGAAAACCTCTCGGTTACTTGTATCACTTCTCCCCAGCTTCCGCAAAGCTAAACAGCCAAGACGGAGAGGGGTTCGAGTTCCCTTCCGTTACCGAGGCATTCAACCAAAAACTTCCGCTCGAAACAATGTTAAAAGAAGTGGAAGGAAGTTATATATACCATACTCTCAAAAGAAACCAAGAGAATGTTTCTCATGCCGCCCTAGATCTGGGAGTGCCAAGAACCACTCTACAAAATAGAATTAAGTTTTTAGATCTAACAGGTAAGTTTAAACTGAATAAGGACCAGCCGATCCCTAGGAAAAAAACCGGCAAACAGAGTTTGCCTAAGAAAAATTCTCCGCCGGCAAACAAACCTGCTGTAGCGGAAACCAAACCAAAAACGGTTTCTAAAAAAAAGCAGGTAAGTTCTAAGAAAAAAACCACGTCTAAAAAAAGGACAAAGCAAAAATAA
- a CDS encoding esterase/lipase family protein — MHCVSVPLREKNVASCRLLILLSLCLLQCGTTYSTISYSKYEQIRAVRENAISSENLSLITTRFLKSNDLYKRYQEAPRVVIYDLDNRLVALKTRELAYYLAELCYHVGSELDLEDPMFARMFASSLVYSYTYLFDKKAIPAADPFSMEFRFALETYNRSLAQLVRFAKRNRKLANLTDLSLPLIRGTLSMTRAEVETAWTPKNFLEVEVAYDFKNEGFSNQISKFGIGTPLILIRKHPEKEPEERRKYEFVAGVGQAYPATALLALEESYLENRNLTLKAVIHLYDPVHRDRVQFSGLDLPMESDTTTPLAYMLSGAEKRDGFFAKFDGEVGLERKGLYLIYPYRRGKIPVVFVHGLASSPFIWFPMINELLADPKIKDNYQFWVYWYPTGNPITISAADFRDTLRDLRKTYDPKAEDSSFDKMMLVGHSMGGLLSKLMVTRSKKEDWMKAANVSPDKFETLNSESKEEVRRVFDFKPLPFVKRVVFIATPHRGSSLAEGFLASIARALFVLPKGAIHNIGKAYKFLTSDSEQESILPETYGVDGLSPNSLFMKVTGALKPEVPFHSIIGNSKFRDLEWINDSVVPYDSSHIDGAESEILIDADHSVQDHMPTILEIKRILWEHSGISKR; from the coding sequence ATGCACTGTGTCTCCGTGCCTCTGCGTGAAAAAAACGTGGCTTCCTGCAGATTACTGATTCTACTCAGTCTTTGTCTTTTGCAATGCGGGACCACTTATTCCACGATATCATATTCCAAATACGAACAGATCCGAGCGGTCCGTGAGAACGCGATCTCTTCCGAAAATTTAAGTCTGATCACCACCAGATTTCTGAAAAGTAACGATCTATACAAAAGATACCAAGAAGCTCCCAGGGTAGTCATCTACGATCTAGACAACAGGTTGGTGGCATTAAAAACGAGAGAGCTTGCCTATTATCTCGCAGAGTTATGTTATCATGTAGGTTCCGAACTGGATCTGGAAGATCCGATGTTTGCCAGAATGTTTGCTTCTTCTTTAGTATATTCTTATACATATCTATTCGATAAAAAGGCAATTCCCGCAGCTGATCCATTCTCTATGGAGTTCAGATTCGCATTAGAAACATACAATAGATCCCTGGCACAATTAGTTAGATTTGCAAAAAGGAATAGAAAGCTCGCAAATCTAACGGATTTAAGCCTTCCTTTGATAAGGGGGACTCTCTCCATGACCAGGGCGGAAGTTGAAACTGCATGGACTCCTAAAAATTTCCTGGAAGTGGAAGTTGCCTACGATTTCAAAAATGAGGGATTCTCCAATCAGATCAGTAAATTCGGAATAGGGACACCTCTTATACTTATTCGAAAACATCCTGAAAAAGAACCGGAAGAAAGAAGGAAATATGAATTTGTCGCGGGAGTAGGTCAGGCATATCCGGCAACTGCGCTACTTGCATTGGAAGAGTCTTATTTAGAAAATCGTAATTTAACTCTAAAGGCGGTGATCCATCTATACGATCCGGTGCATAGGGATCGAGTTCAATTTTCCGGATTGGATCTTCCGATGGAAAGTGATACGACGACTCCATTGGCGTATATGCTGTCAGGGGCAGAAAAGAGAGACGGATTTTTTGCAAAATTTGACGGAGAGGTCGGCTTAGAAAGAAAGGGGCTCTATTTGATATACCCTTACAGAAGAGGAAAGATCCCGGTTGTGTTTGTGCACGGACTTGCTTCTTCACCTTTCATTTGGTTTCCGATGATCAATGAACTTTTAGCGGACCCTAAGATAAAGGACAATTATCAGTTCTGGGTTTACTGGTATCCTACCGGGAATCCGATCACTATCTCAGCCGCCGACTTTAGGGACACGCTCCGAGATCTCAGAAAAACTTATGATCCGAAAGCAGAAGACTCTTCTTTCGATAAGATGATGCTAGTAGGCCATAGTATGGGCGGGCTTCTTTCCAAACTGATGGTGACCAGAAGTAAAAAAGAAGATTGGATGAAAGCCGCCAATGTTTCTCCCGACAAATTCGAGACCTTAAACTCCGAGTCCAAAGAAGAAGTTAGACGTGTATTCGATTTCAAGCCGTTGCCGTTTGTAAAGCGGGTGGTTTTCATCGCCACGCCTCACAGAGGATCAAGTCTTGCAGAAGGATTTTTAGCTTCCATTGCGCGGGCATTGTTCGTTCTCCCGAAGGGAGCCATTCATAATATAGGAAAAGCTTACAAGTTTTTGACCTCCGATTCCGAGCAAGAATCCATCCTTCCGGAAACATATGGAGTAGACGGACTTTCTCCAAATAGTTTGTTTATGAAGGTCACAGGAGCACTAAAACCCGAGGTGCCATTTCATTCTATTATAGGGAATTCCAAGTTTAGAGATCTGGAATGGATCAACGATTCTGTAGTGCCTTACGATAGTTCTCATATAGACGGAGCCGAGTCTGAAATCTTGATAGATGCAGACCATTCCGTACAAGATCATATGCCTACCATCCTGGAGATCAAAAGGATCCTCTGGGAGCATTCCGGCATTTCCAAAAGATAA
- a CDS encoding adhesin OmpL37 family surface protein, translated as MGSKYTRILLLIFAAAPIFFTDRTYAVSPDQTNLAILIDENKINIKFINICVSNLAPPLEEGAGPKSQAGVATAAENAQAGQTATASGQTELFKKLNTIDNYRSFKKANQADFNGNMWYFQSNYSLSYKNLKSAQGEMKDIFQVVHENYIKTARILLEAASPMIIRSNDKIAQHLLKLGFRDLKSSEDNFTSAYNSSPYQFRVKLVLFGEGIKIARRARRFALLAMIAAKTPNDDKREFQFVNLDEVRNIAEKENISDYDRIRNTLIDYIDNELLSQKISPPGEGKDKPVDLLEIHDDNYSFITNGRVSFLEKSNEEIRVDDIKANEALPPVPAQGGTN; from the coding sequence ATGGGTTCGAAATATACACGCATTCTTCTTTTGATATTCGCTGCGGCGCCGATTTTTTTCACGGATAGGACTTACGCAGTTTCTCCCGACCAAACGAATCTCGCGATCCTGATAGATGAAAATAAGATAAATATAAAATTCATCAATATCTGCGTGAGTAATCTTGCGCCTCCTTTAGAAGAAGGCGCAGGACCTAAATCCCAGGCGGGTGTGGCGACTGCTGCCGAGAATGCTCAGGCCGGACAAACTGCAACTGCAAGCGGACAGACCGAACTTTTCAAAAAACTGAATACTATAGACAATTATAGATCCTTCAAAAAAGCAAACCAAGCGGACTTCAACGGAAATATGTGGTATTTCCAAAGTAATTACAGTTTGTCTTATAAAAACCTGAAATCCGCCCAAGGGGAGATGAAGGATATCTTCCAGGTAGTTCATGAGAATTATATAAAAACCGCTCGTATCCTTTTGGAAGCAGCTTCTCCGATGATCATTCGTTCTAACGATAAGATCGCACAACATTTATTGAAACTTGGATTCAGGGATCTGAAGTCCTCAGAGGATAATTTTACCAGCGCTTATAATTCTTCTCCTTACCAATTTAGAGTGAAATTAGTACTTTTCGGAGAAGGGATCAAGATTGCAAGAAGGGCCAGAAGATTCGCACTTCTCGCAATGATCGCCGCTAAAACTCCTAACGACGATAAACGTGAGTTCCAATTCGTGAACTTGGACGAGGTCAGAAACATCGCTGAAAAGGAAAATATTTCCGACTACGATCGTATCAGAAACACTCTAATCGATTACATAGACAACGAATTACTTTCTCAAAAGATCTCCCCTCCTGGAGAAGGAAAAGACAAACCGGTAGACCTGCTGGAAATCCATGATGATAATTATAGTTTTATCACAAATGGCAGGGTTTCCTTTTTAGAAAAAAGTAATGAAGAGATCCGAGTAGACGATATCAAGGCAAACGAAGCATTACCTCCTGTTCCTGCACAAGGAGGTACCAACTAA
- a CDS encoding pentapeptide repeat-containing protein: protein MSVMDFNRYKEINDQRLNYREMEDATVVSNYRNVGCGDGYRIYLKIDENRKVTDASYTTTGCGFGIVALAMATEIAKGKTIDELKKVTTEDVEKQFEFPERRKNYPESAVAALQQAIHDYETGAGVPKERRITAAKAKEILSQKGNLKGEDLSSIILEKEDLHSVDFSEANLNNAFLTNCNFAGANFEGARLRGAFLNGADLTGANLKGADLRWAKLAGAKIEGADFTDAVYDIGTRVDQRQIHIFSSMKKEGKDIYMEKHEAG from the coding sequence ATGTCAGTAATGGATTTTAACAGATACAAAGAGATCAACGACCAAAGGCTAAACTATAGAGAAATGGAAGACGCAACTGTTGTTTCTAACTATAGGAACGTAGGTTGTGGAGACGGATACCGTATCTATCTCAAAATAGACGAGAACAGAAAAGTCACTGACGCAAGTTATACAACTACCGGTTGTGGATTCGGTATCGTTGCGCTCGCAATGGCAACAGAGATCGCTAAGGGTAAAACCATAGACGAACTCAAAAAAGTCACCACCGAAGACGTTGAAAAACAATTCGAATTCCCGGAACGTCGTAAAAATTATCCGGAGTCGGCAGTAGCTGCGCTCCAACAAGCAATCCATGATTACGAAACAGGAGCGGGAGTCCCAAAAGAAAGAAGGATCACCGCTGCCAAAGCAAAAGAGATACTCTCCCAAAAAGGAAACTTAAAAGGAGAGGATTTATCTTCTATCATATTAGAAAAAGAAGATCTACACTCAGTGGATTTTTCTGAAGCAAATCTAAACAACGCATTCTTAACCAACTGTAATTTTGCAGGAGCTAATTTCGAAGGTGCTCGTTTGCGCGGAGCCTTCTTAAACGGAGCGGACCTAACAGGCGCTAACTTAAAAGGAGCAGACTTACGTTGGGCAAAACTTGCTGGAGCCAAAATAGAAGGCGCGGACTTTACGGACGCAGTCTACGATATAGGCACTAGAGTGGACCAAAGACAAATACATATTTTCTCTTCCATGAAGAAGGAAGGAAAAGATATCTATATGGAGAAACATGAAGCCGGGTGA